From one Helicobacter ganmani genomic stretch:
- a CDS encoding NADH-quinone oxidoreductase subunit C — translation MRKYKPKNNAQKEVYYKDRFYVSPRIPREPITNDAVYCADVEMLGKQVKIIESYLERGTLVIWVEKDSIYSTLATLKTIGYDVLSELSAIDYLEQKGGFEIFYQMLSLSRAKRLRVKIFLRKGEKIESVTELFRSADWSEREMYDMIGILPLGHPYPKRILMPDDWVGHPLLKSYPLQGDEAAQWYEVDTIFGKENREVIGVEQRDSARIDRYDSTRFSHLGYEVEYGQKIEKGAEKPQPIAYQEEEGVLFVTKLKPENSKELKERK, via the coding sequence ATGAGAAAATATAAACCCAAAAATAATGCACAAAAAGAAGTTTATTACAAAGATAGATTTTATGTTTCCCCAAGAATCCCAAGAGAACCTATAACCAATGACGCTGTGTATTGCGCAGATGTAGAGATGTTGGGCAAACAAGTTAAAATCATAGAATCTTATCTTGAGCGTGGAACATTGGTAATATGGGTAGAAAAGGATTCTATTTATAGCACATTAGCAACTTTAAAAACAATCGGTTATGATGTCTTGAGTGAGCTTAGCGCAATAGATTATTTAGAACAAAAAGGAGGCTTTGAAATCTTTTATCAAATGCTCTCTTTAAGCCGTGCGAAACGTTTGCGGGTAAAGATTTTTTTAAGAAAAGGCGAAAAAATAGAATCTGTAACGGAATTATTTCGTAGTGCGGATTGGAGTGAGCGTGAAATGTATGATATGATTGGGATTCTACCTTTAGGACACCCTTATCCTAAACGTATTTTAATGCCTGATGATTGGGTGGGACACCCTTTGCTTAAAAGCTATCCTTTGCAAGGAGATGAAGCAGCGCAATGGTATGAAGTGGATACAATCTTTGGTAAAGAGAATCGCGAAGTCATTGGTGTAGAACAAAGAGATTCCGCAAGGATTGACCGCTATGATTCTACGCGATTCTCTCATTTGGGTTATGAAGTGGAATATGGACAAAAAATAGAAAAAGGAGCAGAGAAGCCCCAGCCCATTGCCTATCAAGAGGAGGAAGGTGTGTTGTTTGTAACCAAACTAAAGCCGGAAAATTCCAAAGAACTTAAAGAGAGGAAGTAA
- a CDS encoding NAD(P)H-quinone oxidoreductase subunit 3, with protein sequence MSHLDISHPYFGVFVIFVFTFGAFLMTTFLSRFVGRKLANKNTQKLKLAPYECGLAPTKQPNRISSQFYIMALLFILFDVEIIFMFPWAVDFKVLGAFGFIEMVLFVLLLVIGFVYAWRKGALKWQSMK encoded by the coding sequence GTGTCGCATTTAGATATTTCTCATCCATATTTTGGTGTATTCGTTATTTTTGTTTTTACTTTTGGTGCGTTTTTAATGACAACTTTTCTTTCGCGATTCGTGGGGAGAAAATTGGCAAATAAAAACACGCAAAAGCTAAAACTAGCCCCCTATGAATGTGGTTTAGCACCCACTAAGCAGCCCAATAGAATTTCATCGCAATTTTATATTATGGCATTGTTGTTTATTCTTTTTGATGTGGAGATTATTTTTATGTTTCCTTGGGCTGTGGATTTTAAGGTGCTTGGTGCTTTTGGCTTTATTGAAATGGTTTTATTTGTTTTGTTGCTTGTGATTGGATTTGTTTATGCTTGGAGAAAAGGAGCTTTGAAATGGCAGAGCATGAAGTAG
- a CDS encoding NADH-ubiquinone oxidoreductase subunit E family protein, giving the protein MKRFDLRHLKNDFCPRLKAILDNELEKGEVGIFLFEVLDFDNVQKSADLVKQSGNTLLNSLRFNEVDWTIMVRKETTKVAE; this is encoded by the coding sequence ATGAAACGTTTTGATTTGCGCCATTTAAAAAATGATTTTTGTCCGCGCTTAAAAGCCATTTTGGACAATGAATTAGAAAAAGGAGAAGTAGGAATCTTTTTGTTTGAAGTATTGGACTTTGATAATGTGCAAAAGAGTGCAGATTTAGTGAAACAAAGTGGCAATACATTATTAAATTCTTTGCGATTTAATGAAGTGGATTGGACAATTATGGTGAGAAAAGAAACTACAAAGGTTGCGGAATGA
- a CDS encoding NuoB/complex I 20 kDa subunit family protein codes for MAEHEVDYLKGGGLPIALTSVDKLLNWGRSNSLWAMTYGLACCAIEMMATGASRYDFDRFGTIFRASPRQSDVMIIAGTVTKKHAQFVRRLYDQMPEPKWVISMGSCANTGGMFNTYATVQGVDRIIPVDIYLPGCSPRPETLQYALMVLQQKIRKQKSNRVQPPKRLV; via the coding sequence ATGGCAGAGCATGAAGTAGATTATCTTAAAGGCGGGGGTTTGCCTATTGCGCTAACGAGCGTAGATAAATTGTTGAATTGGGGGCGTAGTAATTCGCTTTGGGCGATGACTTATGGATTGGCTTGTTGTGCGATTGAAATGATGGCAACAGGTGCTAGTCGTTATGATTTTGATAGATTTGGGACAATTTTTAGGGCAAGTCCTAGACAAAGTGATGTGATGATTATTGCGGGCACTGTTACCAAAAAGCACGCACAATTTGTGAGACGTTTGTATGACCAAATGCCAGAACCTAAATGGGTGATTTCTATGGGAAGTTGTGCAAACACCGGTGGAATGTTTAATACTTATGCCACTGTGCAAGGCGTGGATAGGATTATTCCTGTGGATATTTATTTGCCGGGTTGCTCTCCGCGTCCAGAAACTTTGCAATATGCCCTTATGGTGCTTCAGCAAAAAATCCGCAAGCAAAAATCTAATCGTGTGCAGCCTCCTAAGCGTTTGGTATAA
- the nuoD gene encoding NADH dehydrogenase (quinone) subunit D, which translates to MQQPNKLMPFYENIAFDRISDNTMVINFGPQHPSAHGQLRLILELEGEKVIKATPDVGYLHRGMEKMAENMIYNEFLPTTDRMDYIAASSNNYAFALSVEKLLGVEVPRRAKVIRTMLLELNRIISHLFWLATHALDVGAMSIFLYCFREREFGIDLIEDYCGARLTHSSVRIGGVPLDLPQGWIEKLKAYLELLPSQIKLYEGILSENRIWRMRLENVGIVSPEMAKSWGLSGVLLRGSGIAWDIRKEEPYELYNELEFDVPVGESNDSYGRYLLYMEEMRQSIRILYQLIDKYQDTDTLLMCEDTRYFSAPKEQIMTQNYSLMQHFVLVTQGMRPPVGEVYVPTESPKGELGFFIRSEGEPYPYRVKMRTPSFFHTGVLQDLLPGHYLADVVTIIGNTNIVFGEIDR; encoded by the coding sequence ATGCAGCAACCCAATAAATTAATGCCATTTTATGAAAATATTGCTTTTGACCGCATAAGTGATAATACAATGGTAATCAATTTTGGTCCTCAACACCCAAGTGCGCACGGGCAGTTGCGTTTGATTTTGGAATTAGAAGGCGAAAAAGTAATCAAGGCAACTCCTGATGTGGGATATTTGCACCGTGGAATGGAAAAAATGGCAGAAAATATGATTTATAATGAGTTTTTGCCCACGACAGATAGAATGGATTATATTGCTGCAAGCTCCAACAACTATGCTTTTGCATTAAGCGTAGAAAAATTATTGGGTGTAGAAGTGCCTAGACGAGCAAAAGTGATTCGCACAATGCTTTTGGAACTCAATCGCATTATTTCTCATCTCTTTTGGCTTGCAACACACGCACTAGATGTGGGGGCAATGAGTATTTTCCTCTATTGCTTTAGAGAGCGTGAATTTGGTATTGATTTGATTGAGGATTATTGTGGTGCAAGATTAACGCATTCTAGTGTTAGAATTGGCGGAGTGCCATTGGATTTGCCACAAGGTTGGATTGAAAAGTTAAAGGCTTATTTGGAGCTGTTGCCAAGCCAAATTAAGCTTTATGAGGGAATCTTAAGCGAAAATAGAATTTGGCGTATGCGTTTAGAAAATGTGGGTATTGTAAGCCCTGAAATGGCAAAAAGCTGGGGATTAAGTGGGGTTTTGTTGCGTGGAAGTGGAATTGCTTGGGACATTCGTAAAGAAGAACCTTATGAACTTTATAATGAGTTAGAGTTTGATGTGCCTGTGGGAGAGAGTAATGATAGCTATGGACGCTATTTACTCTATATGGAAGAAATGCGTCAGAGTATTAGAATCTTATATCAACTGATAGATAAATATCAAGATACCGATACGCTTTTAATGTGTGAGGATACGCGTTATTTTTCTGCTCCAAAAGAACAAATTATGACACAAAATTATTCTTTAATGCAGCATTTTGTTTTGGTTACACAAGGAATGCGCCCTCCTGTTGGCGAAGTATATGTTCCAACAGAATCGCCAAAGGGTGAGTTGGGATTCTTTATCCGCTCGGAGGGCGAGCCTTATCCCTATCGTGTAAAAATGCGCACCCCTAGTTTTTTCCATACAGGAGTGTTGCAAGATTTATTGCCCGGACATTATTTAGCCGATGTTGTAACGATTATTGGGAATACAAACATTGTATTTGGAGAGATTGACCGATGA